One Sodalinema gerasimenkoae IPPAS B-353 DNA segment encodes these proteins:
- a CDS encoding quinone-dependent dihydroorotate dehydrogenase: MNLYQQIFRPILFSTTDPEWIHRQFMASLRYLSRQQTVIPPNFPARAIASQIEKQFCFRDDRLQQQLWGLTFPNPLGLAAGFDKNGEVGQFWGSLGFGFAELGTVTWHPQPGNPPPRLFRLIEDQAALNRMGFNNCGATVMAQNLTQVRSPELAKIPIGVNLGKSKVTALEEAMEDYRDSFKVLQGLGDYFVVNVSSPNTPGLRSLQAPERLEQILKTLMDMNTDAKPILVKIAPDLETGEIRAILDLVMGLQLGGVIATNTTISRTGLKTQRLAKTGTSPQEEAGGISGAPLKARSTEVIREIWQYTEGKLLIIGTGGVASADDAWEKITAGASLLEVYTGWIYQGPGLAKQILSGLVSKLEEQGLSHLSQAVGLAHHR, translated from the coding sequence ATGAACCTATACCAACAAATCTTTCGCCCAATCCTGTTTTCCACAACCGATCCCGAATGGATACACCGGCAGTTTATGGCGAGCCTACGATATCTTTCGCGCCAGCAAACCGTGATTCCGCCGAACTTCCCCGCTCGGGCGATCGCCTCCCAAATCGAGAAGCAATTCTGTTTTCGAGATGATCGCCTGCAACAACAGCTTTGGGGATTGACCTTTCCCAACCCCCTCGGCTTAGCGGCGGGGTTTGATAAAAATGGCGAGGTGGGGCAGTTTTGGGGGTCGTTGGGGTTTGGATTTGCAGAACTCGGGACGGTGACATGGCATCCCCAACCGGGAAACCCTCCCCCGCGACTGTTCCGCCTCATTGAAGACCAAGCTGCTTTAAATCGCATGGGGTTTAACAATTGCGGGGCCACGGTGATGGCGCAGAACTTGACGCAGGTGCGATCGCCCGAACTTGCCAAGATTCCCATTGGGGTTAACCTGGGCAAGTCTAAGGTGACAGCCCTGGAAGAAGCCATGGAGGACTACCGCGATAGCTTCAAGGTATTACAAGGCTTGGGGGACTATTTTGTGGTCAACGTCTCCTCACCCAACACCCCAGGACTGCGATCGCTCCAGGCTCCAGAACGTTTGGAGCAAATTTTGAAAACCCTGATGGACATGAATACAGATGCTAAGCCTATTTTAGTCAAAATTGCCCCCGATTTGGAAACCGGGGAAATACGGGCCATTCTCGATTTAGTGATGGGTCTACAGTTAGGGGGAGTAATTGCCACCAACACCACCATCTCGCGAACGGGGTTAAAGACCCAACGGTTAGCCAAAACGGGAACATCGCCTCAGGAGGAAGCGGGCGGAATCAGTGGTGCGCCCCTCAAAGCTCGCTCCACGGAGGTCATCCGGGAGATTTGGCAATATACCGAGGGAAAACTGCTCATTATTGGCACGGGAGGCGTCGCTAGTGCTGACGATGCCTGGGAGAAAATCACCGCTGGGGCCAGTCTATTGGAAGTTTACACCGGCTGGATTTATCAAGGCCCCGGACTGGCGAAGCAGATACTCTCAGGACTGGTGAGCAAATTAGAAGAACAAGGCTTATCTCACCTCTCCCAAGCCGTAGGACTGGCCCATCACAGGTAA
- the serA gene encoding phosphoglycerate dehydrogenase, whose protein sequence is MPKVLVSDSVDRAGIEILSQVAQVDVKTGLPLSELISIIPEYDALMIRSGTQVTKEVIEAGTQLKIIGRAGVGVDNVDVAAATRQGIVVVNSPEGNTIAAAEHALAMMMSLSRYVPDANHSVKGGEWNRKAFIGAEIYKKTLGLIGLGKIGSHVANVAKAMGMKLIAYDPYISNERAEQIGCRLVELDVLIQEADYITLHIPRTEETANLINAEALAKMKPTARIINCARGGLIDEAALAEAVKEGRIAGAALDVFGNEPLEADSPLREGDKNLILTPHLGASTAEAQVNVAVDVAEQIRDVLLGLPARSAVNIPGLYPDALAKLRPYLELAEALGNMVGQLAGGRVESLTISLQGDLANQDSKPITIAALKGLLTPALRERVNYVNANIEAKERGIRIIEMRDASVRDYTDSLHLEAKGSRGQHTVTGALLGDGELRITNVDEFPVNVPPIQHMLFTRHRDMPGIIGRIGSLLGSFNVNIASMQVGRKIVRGDAVMVLSLDDPLPEGILEEILKVSGIRDAYTVTM, encoded by the coding sequence ATGCCAAAAGTTCTTGTTTCCGATTCCGTCGATCGCGCAGGGATCGAAATTCTCTCTCAAGTCGCGCAAGTTGATGTCAAAACCGGACTGCCTCTGTCCGAACTCATCTCCATTATTCCCGAGTACGATGCTTTGATGATTCGTTCGGGAACCCAAGTCACCAAAGAGGTCATTGAAGCCGGCACACAACTGAAAATCATTGGTCGCGCCGGGGTCGGGGTGGACAACGTCGATGTGGCGGCGGCCACCCGACAGGGGATTGTGGTTGTCAACTCCCCCGAAGGCAACACCATCGCCGCGGCCGAACATGCTCTGGCGATGATGATGTCTCTCTCTCGCTATGTCCCCGATGCTAACCACTCCGTCAAAGGCGGGGAATGGAATCGTAAAGCCTTTATCGGGGCCGAAATCTACAAGAAAACTCTGGGATTAATTGGCTTGGGTAAAATCGGCTCCCATGTGGCCAATGTCGCCAAAGCCATGGGCATGAAACTGATTGCCTATGATCCCTATATCTCCAATGAACGAGCCGAACAAATCGGCTGTCGTCTCGTGGAACTCGATGTTCTGATTCAAGAGGCGGACTATATCACCCTCCATATTCCCCGCACTGAGGAAACAGCCAACCTCATCAACGCTGAGGCCCTGGCCAAAATGAAACCCACGGCCCGCATTATTAACTGCGCGCGGGGGGGACTCATTGATGAAGCGGCCCTGGCCGAAGCCGTGAAAGAAGGACGCATCGCCGGTGCGGCTCTCGATGTCTTTGGCAACGAACCCTTAGAAGCGGATTCACCACTGCGAGAAGGCGATAAAAACCTGATTCTGACTCCCCACCTCGGCGCATCTACCGCTGAGGCTCAGGTCAATGTTGCGGTGGATGTAGCCGAGCAAATTCGCGATGTGCTTCTGGGACTTCCGGCTCGTTCGGCGGTCAATATCCCCGGCTTGTATCCCGATGCGTTGGCGAAACTGCGTCCCTATCTGGAACTAGCCGAGGCGTTAGGTAACATGGTGGGTCAATTGGCCGGTGGCCGGGTGGAGTCTCTGACCATTTCTCTGCAAGGAGATTTGGCGAATCAGGACAGCAAACCGATTACCATTGCCGCTCTCAAAGGCCTATTAACCCCAGCTTTGCGGGAACGGGTCAATTACGTCAATGCCAACATTGAGGCCAAGGAACGGGGCATTCGTATTATTGAAATGCGGGATGCTTCAGTTCGGGACTACACCGATTCGCTGCATCTCGAAGCCAAAGGCTCTCGGGGGCAACATACGGTGACTGGAGCCTTACTGGGGGATGGTGAACTGCGGATTACGAACGTGGATGAGTTCCCCGTGAATGTGCCGCCGATTCAACATATGCTCTTTACCCGTCACCGGGATATGCCGGGGATTATTGGCCGCATTGGTTCCCTGTTGGGGAGTTTTAATGTCAACATTGCCAGTATGCAGGTCGGACGCAAGATTGTCCGGGGTGACGCAGTGATGGTGCTGAGTTTGGATGATCCCCTACCGGAAGGAATTTTAGAGGAAATTCTCAAGGTGTCTGGGATTCGCGACGCGTATACCGTCACTATGTAG
- the prmA gene encoding 50S ribosomal protein L11 methyltransferase produces MSSSWWEIQILGHPALEETIFWRLENFGCRGVVSEAQADSCLMRAYLHQDQVQMLDLAALSLWLRQDAIAIDLPPPGTHWHLIEEEDWSSSWKEHWQPTDIGDRFTVYPAWLDPPQGSDRILLKLDPGVAFGTGAHATTQLCLESLEMRFSMGEEHPIVADIGCGSGILSIGAALLGAKKIYAVDVDSLAVKAARANQALNNISTETMVVEEGSLDRVVSLANHQPVDAILCNILAETIVELIPQMTAIAAPHTWGVISGVLLEQAKPMADVLEQHGWIVATLWKRQEWCCFNIRRS; encoded by the coding sequence ATGAGCAGTAGCTGGTGGGAAATCCAAATTTTGGGACATCCAGCGTTGGAGGAAACCATTTTCTGGCGTTTGGAGAACTTCGGCTGTCGGGGTGTGGTGAGCGAAGCGCAAGCGGACTCCTGTTTGATGCGGGCCTATCTCCATCAAGATCAGGTGCAAATGCTGGATTTAGCGGCTCTATCCCTGTGGCTGCGCCAGGATGCCATCGCCATTGATTTACCGCCCCCAGGGACCCATTGGCACCTGATTGAGGAGGAAGACTGGTCCAGTAGTTGGAAGGAACATTGGCAACCGACGGATATTGGCGATCGCTTTACCGTCTATCCCGCTTGGCTCGATCCCCCTCAAGGGAGCGATCGCATTCTCCTGAAACTCGATCCCGGTGTGGCCTTTGGCACTGGGGCCCACGCCACCACCCAACTCTGTCTCGAATCCCTAGAAATGCGCTTTAGCATGGGAGAAGAACATCCCATTGTTGCTGATATTGGCTGCGGTTCGGGGATTCTCTCCATTGGGGCCGCCTTATTGGGGGCGAAAAAGATTTACGCCGTTGATGTGGACTCTCTGGCGGTGAAAGCCGCTCGGGCCAATCAGGCCCTCAATAACATTTCTACCGAGACGATGGTCGTCGAAGAGGGAAGCCTCGATCGCGTCGTCAGTCTTGCCAATCATCAACCTGTCGATGCCATTCTCTGTAACATCCTGGCGGAAACCATTGTTGAGCTAATTCCCCAAATGACGGCGATCGCCGCTCCCCATACCTGGGGCGTTATTAGTGGTGTTCTCCTAGAACAAGCTAAACCCATGGCGGATGTCTTAGAACAACATGGCTGGATTGTCGCCACCCTCTGGAAACGCCAAGAATGGTGTTGTTTCAACATTCGCCGCAGTTAA
- the petJ gene encoding cytochrome c6 PetJ: protein MKKLISTVLIFAAIALFSVSGTAYAGDVASGAKIFSANCAACHAGGGNVVNATKTLRKDALERYDMASEEAIINQVTNGKNAMPAFKGRLSDTDIADVAAYVLSKAESGW, encoded by the coding sequence TTGAAAAAGCTTATTTCTACGGTCTTAATTTTTGCGGCGATCGCTCTGTTTAGCGTAAGTGGCACAGCCTATGCCGGTGACGTTGCCAGCGGCGCCAAAATTTTCAGTGCCAACTGTGCCGCCTGTCATGCTGGGGGTGGCAATGTGGTTAATGCCACTAAAACCCTACGTAAGGATGCCTTAGAACGGTATGATATGGCGTCTGAGGAAGCCATTATCAATCAAGTCACCAATGGCAAAAACGCGATGCCTGCCTTTAAGGGCCGTTTGAGCGACACAGATATCGCCGATGTGGCGGCTTATGTTCTCTCGAAGGCTGAAAGTGGCTGGTAG
- the smpB gene encoding SsrA-binding protein SmpB: MAKDTSSGYKVIADNRQARYRYSILETYEAGLELQGTEVKSIRQGRVNLRDGYALIRGNEAWLHNVHISPYDIASQYFNHDPLRNRKLLLHRNEIRKLIGKVEQQGLTLVPLKLYLKNGWVKVSIGLAKGKKLHDKRESLKRKQQDREIARVMKSY, encoded by the coding sequence ATGGCAAAAGATACCAGTTCCGGCTATAAAGTCATTGCCGATAATCGACAAGCGCGCTACCGCTACAGCATCCTGGAAACCTATGAAGCCGGCCTTGAGTTACAAGGAACCGAGGTTAAATCCATCCGCCAAGGCCGCGTCAACCTCCGGGATGGCTATGCTCTGATTCGCGGCAATGAAGCCTGGCTACACAATGTTCATATCTCCCCCTACGACATTGCCAGTCAGTACTTTAATCATGATCCACTCCGGAACCGTAAGTTACTTCTCCATCGCAATGAAATCCGCAAATTGATTGGTAAAGTTGAACAACAAGGACTGACCTTAGTCCCTCTTAAACTCTATCTAAAAAATGGTTGGGTGAAGGTCAGTATTGGCTTGGCGAAAGGGAAGAAACTCCATGATAAGCGCGAGAGCCTCAAACGCAAGCAACAAGATCGTGAAATTGCTCGGGTGATGAAGTCCTATTAA